The Actinocorallia herbida DNA window GTTGAGCAGTTCGCTGGATTCGCTCACAAAGGGTCCTTCCCAGGGAGCGGGTGTGGGCCGATAGGAGGCCGATCTACCCGATATTTCGACTCGGCGGGGGCGCCGAATCCGGCGATCAATTCGCCATGCGGAATTTCCGAAGACAGCCAGATGATCGCGTACTCGTCCCCAAGCCGAAGGGAATCAGAAGTGGAGAGCCTGGTGCACGGGCGCATCAGCAGTGGATATGCCGATGGGCCTACGGCCCCGAGCAGTGGAAACCCGAGCGGGGCATCTGGTGCGGCTTCCAGCCTAACACCACCACGGCGCACTTGTATTCCCTGAGGTCAGCGTGTTCGCGAGTCGCGCGGCTGCACGCGGGCACCGAACGGGCTGACGTTCAGCCGGTGCATATCCCAGCCATTACCCGCCTCGGTTTCGGGCCAACCGGGAGTAGGCCACCCGAACGCCAGAACTGTAGGACCGGCCCCGGAGATCACGGCCGGTACTCCCGCCCGACGGAGCCGTTCCACCAGCGCCGCGGAGCCCGGCATGGCGGGCGCACGATACGACTGGTGCAACCTGTCCTCGGTCGCGTCCAACAGCACGTCGTAGCCCAGTTTGCTGGTCAGTGCCGCGATGAGCAAGGCCGCGCGGGCAGAATTCGCCGCGGCGTCGGCATGGGACACCGTCTCGGGCAGCAGTCCCCGGGCACGCTCCGTGGCGAGGCGCTGGTCGGGGACGAAGACCGTGACGGGCACGTCCACGTCGAGCCGGACGAGCCTGGTGCCCGTGTCCTCGCCGGTCCAGGCGATGGTGAGACCACCGGCCAGGCACGGCGCGACGTTGTCGGGGTGGCCCTCGATCTCGGTGGCCAGCGCCAGTGCGTCGTCGTCGGAGAAGCCCTCGCTCGCGGGGTGCAGCGCCCGCGCGGCGGTGATCCCGGCGACGATCGCCGCCGAGGACGAGCCCATGCCGCGGCTGTGCGGGATGCGGTTGACGCAGGTCAGCCGCAGGCCCCGCGGGTCCGGGGCGCCGCCGATCCGGGACCAGGCGAGCCGGAACACCTTGACGATCAGATGCTCTTCGCCGAGGTCGGCGAGATCCGCGCCCTCGCCCTCGATCACGATCTCGACGCCGGTGCCCGCGAGTTCGACGGTCACCTCGTCGAAGTAGGTCAGGGCGAGGCCCAGGGAGTCGAAGCCCGGCCCCAGGTTCGCACTGGTGGCCGGTACTTCGACGGTCACACTGTGGTTCATGCGAGCCCGAGCGCGGTGGCGGCCTCGTGCGCGTCCACCCGGACGGTGGTCGGCTTCGGGGCGCCGGAGATGGCCCAGTCGGGGTCCTTGAGGCCGTTGCCCGTGACGGTGCACACGATCTTCAGGCCGGACTCGATCGCGCCCTGCTCGCGCGCCTGGAGCAGGCCCGCGACCGACGCCGCCGAGGCGGGCTCGACGAAGACGCCCTCCTCGCGGGCGAGCAGCCGGTAGGCGGCGAGGATCTGCCGGTCGGTGACCGAGCCGATCGCGCCGCCGGACTCGTCG harbors:
- the thrB gene encoding homoserine kinase; protein product: MNHSVTVEVPATSANLGPGFDSLGLALTYFDEVTVELAGTGVEIVIEGEGADLADLGEEHLIVKVFRLAWSRIGGAPDPRGLRLTCVNRIPHSRGMGSSSAAIVAGITAARALHPASEGFSDDDALALATEIEGHPDNVAPCLAGGLTIAWTGEDTGTRLVRLDVDVPVTVFVPDQRLATERARGLLPETVSHADAAANSARAALLIAALTSKLGYDVLLDATEDRLHQSYRAPAMPGSAALVERLRRAGVPAVISGAGPTVLAFGWPTPGWPETEAGNGWDMHRLNVSPFGARVQPRDSRTR